The following proteins are co-located in the Sandaracinaceae bacterium genome:
- a CDS encoding HAMP domain-containing protein: MKSLRVRLSLAFVLVAWLPMAVVGLLAQRGIEARTREAYARQLDTRTEAGRRLLARHAADMSATLVRLCEHDLLVDRVMLDLARAHFQGPEQAELERSLPPLMQSVGFDALLLLDARGADRGRVLGAGHYPSLAGARELELLQELERSGDQPFVTTMRVRDSAAPARDERVWVTGCAVERDGVRVALLGGSFLDAARAERWFGADSAVRTALVRPGDALPAEVRVGGGRAHVYTFRSASGEDRYELLAAIDDADLEAQLDGLFREGLVAAAVAALLALLFATLVAMRLSRPLRALEDAATRIGEGDLEQAIDERAGGEVGRTFSAFNHMTRELKSARQKLRRAERIAAWRDIARRIAHEIKNPLSPIQVSIETMRKTYAKRHPDFDEIFEESTLTILEEVERMKRIVSEFSEFARMPRPRLSDVDLVRVAEQVTTLHAHDDLAPELRVEGAIPSVRADREQLAQVLVNLVQNGRDAALARHGARGGVVRVVLRAEREGVLVSVLDNGPGVPLDQRDAVFEPYYTTKATGTGLGLAIVQRIVEDHGGSIDLGAGLTGGAGFRVYVPCAGPTPDPGESQGDATLSELTRS, translated from the coding sequence GTGAAGAGCCTGCGCGTGCGTCTCTCGCTGGCCTTCGTGCTGGTCGCGTGGCTCCCCATGGCGGTGGTCGGGCTGTTGGCGCAGCGCGGCATCGAGGCACGCACGCGCGAAGCGTACGCACGGCAGCTGGACACGCGCACCGAGGCGGGGCGGAGGTTGCTCGCGCGCCACGCGGCGGACATGAGCGCCACGCTGGTGCGCCTGTGCGAACACGACCTGCTCGTCGACCGCGTCATGCTCGACCTGGCGCGCGCGCACTTCCAGGGGCCCGAGCAGGCGGAGCTGGAGCGCTCCCTGCCGCCGCTGATGCAGTCGGTCGGGTTCGATGCGCTGCTGCTGCTCGACGCGCGGGGCGCGGATCGCGGGCGTGTGCTCGGTGCGGGCCACTATCCATCGTTGGCCGGCGCGCGGGAGCTCGAGCTGCTCCAGGAGCTGGAGCGCAGCGGTGATCAGCCGTTCGTCACCACCATGCGCGTGCGGGACTCGGCGGCGCCTGCGCGCGACGAGCGTGTGTGGGTCACGGGCTGTGCGGTGGAGCGCGACGGCGTGCGCGTGGCGTTGCTCGGCGGATCGTTCCTGGACGCCGCCCGCGCCGAGCGCTGGTTCGGCGCCGACAGCGCGGTCCGCACGGCGCTCGTCCGGCCGGGGGACGCGCTGCCTGCCGAGGTGCGCGTCGGCGGCGGGCGGGCGCACGTCTACACCTTCCGCTCGGCCTCGGGCGAAGACCGCTACGAGCTGCTGGCCGCCATCGACGACGCGGACCTCGAAGCGCAGCTGGACGGACTGTTCCGCGAGGGGCTCGTCGCGGCGGCCGTCGCCGCGCTGCTCGCGCTGCTCTTCGCCACGCTCGTCGCCATGCGCCTCTCGCGTCCGCTGCGCGCGCTCGAGGACGCCGCCACCCGCATCGGCGAGGGCGACCTGGAGCAGGCCATCGACGAACGGGCGGGCGGCGAGGTGGGCCGGACGTTCAGCGCGTTCAACCACATGACACGCGAGCTCAAGTCGGCCCGCCAGAAGCTGCGACGCGCCGAGCGCATCGCGGCCTGGCGCGACATCGCGCGGCGGATCGCCCACGAGATCAAGAACCCGCTGTCGCCCATCCAGGTCTCCATCGAGACCATGCGCAAGACGTACGCCAAGCGGCACCCCGACTTCGACGAGATCTTCGAGGAGTCCACGTTGACCATCCTCGAAGAGGTCGAGCGGATGAAGCGCATCGTGAGCGAGTTCAGCGAGTTCGCCCGCATGCCGCGCCCGAGGCTCTCGGACGTGGACCTGGTGCGAGTGGCCGAGCAGGTCACCACCCTCCACGCGCACGACGACCTCGCCCCCGAGCTGCGCGTCGAGGGGGCCATCCCCAGCGTCCGGGCGGACCGCGAGCAGCTGGCGCAGGTGCTGGTCAACCTGGTGCAGAACGGGCGCGACGCGGCGCTCGCGCGTCACGGTGCGCGCGGCGGTGTCGTGCGCGTGGTGCTGCGCGCGGAGCGCGAGGGGGTGCTGGTGTCGGTGCTGGACAACGGCCCGGGTGTGCCGCTCGACCAACGCGACGCCGTGTTCGAGCCCTACTACACGACGAAGGCCACCGGCACTGGGCTCGGCCTTGCCATCGTGCAGCGCATCGTCGAGGACCACGGGGGGAGCATCGACCTCGGCGCTGGCCTCACGGGGGGTGCGGGCTTCCGCGTCTACGTGCCGTGCGCGGGGCCGACCCCGGACCCCGGCGAGTCGCAAGGGGACGCGACGCTCTCCGAGCTCACACGCAGCTGA
- a CDS encoding VCBS repeat-containing protein, with protein sequence MNVRGAWALVLALSAVGLGMPRGTAQRPATAQGPTTTQTTTTARGPRTTQAATTPAATGAPRAGAATAASGPPPPGGAGAAQASPTWLTPIDVPAWLDQGGTLMLVHTAPREARAAAPLAALLQRALVPGVPAGRIRVGASADVSPVSLAAAARQAGHDAVLGVSLSLEAQRVRVEVVLVDLRATPATEHESRFTGPLDAFFARVVGGPPAVRGSAVRARHLRFQAAALLGLAAIDVDGDGRDELAVAREPHVTVYSVVQEGSRLRLVRRGRAGWPAAARRVPFARRAEAWFSVQGGRVLVSRSDRQGEHALSLQGDVLRFEPLVSDCPGGLAFADGCAHWVAGRDYFDGMLSARRSGTASAAAASDDVDDETDADDSRARAPRFYTRTLHTLRQADGALRTFEALVTPHGALVGQVAGQRASIGGQGAALAGADIDADGSLDLLTSDYTRDGQEDRLRWFRLGADGRITLVWEGAPARGTILHAAAGDLLGTGRPVFVAFEARAGGPSRLWVVD encoded by the coding sequence ATGAACGTGCGCGGAGCGTGGGCGCTCGTGCTCGCGCTCTCGGCCGTGGGGCTCGGGATGCCTCGCGGCACGGCGCAGCGGCCGGCGACGGCACAGGGCCCGACGACGACACAGACCACGACGACGGCGCGGGGCCCGAGGACGACACAGGCCGCGACGACGCCGGCAGCGACTGGAGCGCCGCGGGCGGGAGCTGCGACTGCCGCGTCTGGACCGCCGCCGCCGGGAGGAGCCGGTGCAGCGCAGGCGTCCCCGACGTGGCTCACGCCCATCGACGTGCCCGCGTGGCTCGACCAGGGCGGGACGCTGATGCTCGTGCACACGGCGCCACGGGAGGCGCGCGCCGCCGCACCCCTCGCGGCGCTCCTGCAGCGCGCGCTGGTGCCCGGCGTGCCCGCGGGGCGCATCCGCGTGGGCGCGTCGGCCGATGTGTCGCCAGTCAGCCTCGCGGCCGCGGCGCGCCAGGCGGGCCACGACGCCGTGCTGGGCGTCAGCCTCTCGCTCGAGGCGCAGCGCGTGCGCGTCGAGGTGGTGCTGGTGGACCTCCGCGCGACGCCCGCGACGGAGCACGAGAGTCGCTTCACGGGGCCGCTCGACGCGTTCTTCGCGCGTGTGGTCGGTGGTCCACCCGCCGTGCGTGGTAGCGCCGTGCGCGCGAGGCACCTGCGCTTCCAGGCCGCGGCCCTCCTCGGCCTCGCGGCCATCGACGTCGACGGAGATGGTCGCGACGAGCTGGCGGTGGCTCGCGAGCCCCACGTCACGGTGTACTCGGTGGTGCAGGAGGGGTCGCGGCTGCGTCTGGTGCGGCGCGGTCGGGCGGGGTGGCCCGCGGCGGCCCGCCGTGTGCCGTTCGCGCGGCGGGCGGAGGCGTGGTTCTCCGTGCAAGGCGGGCGCGTGCTGGTGTCCCGCTCCGACCGCCAAGGCGAGCATGCGCTCTCCCTGCAAGGCGACGTGCTGCGCTTCGAGCCTCTCGTGTCGGACTGCCCAGGGGGTCTCGCGTTCGCGGACGGCTGCGCGCACTGGGTCGCGGGGCGCGACTACTTCGACGGGATGCTCTCCGCGCGGCGCTCCGGCACGGCATCCGCCGCGGCAGCATCGGACGACGTGGACGACGAGACCGACGCGGACGACTCCCGCGCGCGGGCACCTCGCTTCTACACGCGGACGCTGCACACGCTGCGGCAGGCGGACGGTGCGCTGCGCACCTTCGAGGCGCTCGTCACGCCGCACGGAGCGCTGGTGGGGCAGGTCGCGGGACAGCGGGCCTCCATCGGGGGGCAGGGGGCCGCCCTGGCGGGCGCGGACATCGACGCCGACGGATCCCTCGACCTGCTCACGAGCGACTACACCCGGGACGGGCAGGAAGACCGGCTGCGTTGGTTCCGGCTTGGCGCCGATGGGCGCATCACGCTCGTCTGGGAGGGGGCACCCGCCCGCGGCACGATCCTCCATGCCGCCGCCGGCGATCTTCTGGGGACCGGCAGACCCGTGTTCGTCGCGTTCGAGGCGCGCGCAGGCGGCCCGTCGCGTCTGTGGGTGGTGGACTGA
- a CDS encoding PBP1A family penicillin-binding protein has translation MPAPSKRKTVPARPRAADKLPTTRGAERTVRRRPPPPPRPSRARRVLSASLKVGAVLFVLGLVAVVSVVAYYSRDLPDVATLRAYDPPQITRVVDRHGAVIGELYDERRTVIPIERIPRVMVLAILASEDADFYRHPGVDYVGILRAILRDLSSGRAAQGASTITQQVVKLLLLSPERTFSRKVRELILAYRVEAELTKDEILHLYLNHINFGQGRYGVQEAAQFYFGKNAEELTLAEASLLAGIPQSPTRLNPRRHPEAARRRQLYVLGQLEAKREDYWPDLSLEDITAARETEVALVDLPESGAGAPEVMAIARQALREHVDAEAYRRGGFTVHTSVDLELQQATRAAVRGGLEAIDGRHAYRGPLRASRGRGEAAGDLRLGRTYVGRVVERDNQGAQLIVAIGETRVAVSLEDAARYNPSGLSAEAFAEEGASVHVSLLQLPGEDDEGLAPARFELGPEAAAVVIDPRTRDVLAIVGGYDDGAGFNRALQAVRQPGSTFKPFVYGLGIQSRRYTPATLVIDAPAVYDQWQPQNFETWRHRGPIRLRDALAGSVNVVAVRVIEDLEPSAVAAFAARLGITTELDPSIALALGASGARPIEMTNAYATFAAGGRWAPTRIVTRIEGPAGDIALPAPEPARDVMTPAEAYVLTSMLTSVVESGTAQRARALRRPAAGKTGTSNDACDAWFIGYTPSVVTGVWVGFDDRRPIGRNETGGRAALPIWLEIMQAAHHGPAVDFPMPSGVVTASIDPASGLLAYSGMEGARSEVFVDGTVPTEEARRPEVAAPDAYLLEQFGGSP, from the coding sequence ATGCCCGCACCCAGCAAGCGCAAGACCGTACCCGCCCGGCCCCGTGCCGCAGACAAGCTCCCGACCACCCGGGGCGCCGAGCGCACCGTTCGTCGCCGCCCGCCGCCGCCTCCCCGCCCGAGCCGCGCCCGCAGGGTGCTCTCGGCGTCGCTGAAGGTCGGGGCCGTGCTGTTCGTGTTGGGGCTCGTCGCCGTGGTCTCCGTGGTCGCCTACTACAGCCGCGACCTGCCCGACGTGGCCACGTTGCGCGCTTACGATCCGCCCCAGATCACCCGTGTCGTCGACCGGCACGGCGCCGTGATCGGCGAGCTGTACGACGAGCGCCGCACGGTCATCCCCATCGAGCGCATCCCGCGCGTCATGGTGCTGGCCATCCTCGCCAGCGAGGACGCGGACTTCTATCGGCACCCGGGCGTGGACTACGTCGGCATCCTGCGCGCGATCCTGCGCGACCTGAGCAGCGGGCGCGCGGCCCAGGGCGCGTCCACCATCACACAGCAGGTGGTCAAGCTGCTGCTGCTCTCGCCCGAGCGCACGTTCTCGCGCAAGGTTCGCGAGCTGATCCTGGCGTACAGGGTGGAGGCCGAGCTCACCAAGGACGAGATCCTCCACCTCTACCTGAACCACATCAACTTCGGGCAGGGGCGCTACGGCGTCCAGGAGGCCGCCCAGTTCTACTTCGGCAAGAACGCCGAGGAGCTGACGCTGGCCGAGGCGTCCTTGCTGGCGGGCATCCCTCAGTCGCCCACGCGCCTGAACCCGCGGCGTCACCCCGAAGCGGCACGTCGGCGACAGCTCTACGTGCTGGGGCAGCTCGAGGCGAAGCGCGAAGACTACTGGCCGGACCTCTCGCTCGAGGACATCACCGCCGCGCGCGAGACCGAGGTTGCCCTGGTCGACCTCCCCGAGTCGGGCGCTGGGGCGCCCGAGGTGATGGCCATCGCGCGCCAGGCGCTGCGTGAGCACGTCGACGCCGAGGCCTACCGTCGCGGGGGGTTCACGGTGCACACCAGCGTGGACCTCGAGCTCCAGCAGGCGACCCGCGCTGCGGTGCGTGGCGGGCTCGAGGCCATCGACGGGCGTCACGCATACCGTGGGCCGCTGCGCGCCTCGCGGGGTCGCGGCGAGGCCGCCGGTGACCTGCGCTTGGGGCGCACCTACGTGGGACGCGTGGTCGAGCGTGACAACCAGGGCGCGCAGCTGATCGTCGCCATCGGCGAGACACGCGTCGCGGTGTCGCTCGAGGACGCGGCGCGCTACAACCCGAGCGGACTCTCGGCCGAGGCGTTCGCGGAGGAGGGGGCCAGCGTGCACGTGTCGCTGCTGCAGCTCCCCGGCGAGGATGACGAGGGGCTCGCGCCGGCGCGCTTCGAGCTAGGGCCGGAGGCGGCCGCCGTGGTGATCGACCCACGCACCCGGGACGTGCTCGCCATCGTCGGGGGCTACGACGACGGCGCTGGCTTCAACCGCGCGCTGCAGGCCGTGCGTCAGCCGGGCAGCACGTTCAAGCCCTTCGTGTACGGTCTCGGTATCCAGTCCCGACGCTACACGCCCGCCACGCTCGTCATCGACGCCCCTGCCGTCTACGACCAGTGGCAGCCACAGAACTTCGAGACCTGGCGGCACCGGGGCCCCATCCGCCTGCGCGACGCCCTCGCCGGGTCCGTCAACGTGGTCGCCGTGCGCGTGATCGAGGACCTCGAGCCGAGCGCCGTGGCGGCGTTCGCGGCGCGCCTGGGGATCACGACCGAGCTGGACCCGTCCATCGCGCTGGCCCTCGGGGCGAGCGGGGCGCGCCCGATCGAGATGACCAATGCATACGCCACCTTCGCGGCGGGCGGACGCTGGGCGCCCACGCGCATCGTGACCCGCATCGAGGGGCCTGCGGGTGACATCGCGCTGCCTGCGCCCGAGCCAGCGCGTGACGTCATGACACCGGCCGAGGCCTACGTGCTGACCAGCATGCTGACCAGCGTGGTGGAGAGTGGCACGGCCCAGCGGGCGCGCGCGCTGCGACGCCCGGCCGCCGGCAAGACCGGCACCAGCAACGACGCGTGTGACGCGTGGTTCATCGGGTACACGCCGAGCGTCGTGACGGGCGTGTGGGTCGGCTTCGACGACCGCCGACCCATCGGGCGCAACGAGACGGGCGGGCGCGCGGCGTTGCCGATCTGGCTCGAGATCATGCAGGCGGCGCACCACGGACCGGCGGTGGACTTCCCCATGCCGAGTGGGGTGGTCACGGCCTCCATCGACCCTGCCAGCGGCCTCTTGGCCTACTCGGGCATGGAGGGAGCGCGCAGCGAGGTCTTCGTCGACGGGACGGTGCCCACCGAAGAGGCGCGGCGCCCCGAGGTCGCGGCCCCCGACGCCTACCTGCTCGAGCAGTTCGGTGGGAGCCCATGA
- a CDS encoding serine/threonine protein kinase, producing the protein MQNRFIRCPHCGVPHDAAEELCPVTGKPVARGGKRSASDPAPSGAAPSAPAPAPTGRPPSAQPESEPVVLGGRYRLTHVLGEGGMGTVWAAEHQLLKKVVAVKLLLPQQLHGAARKRFEREARMAGSIGHPSIVKVFDTGHREDGAPYLVMEYLKGESLADRVETFGALDVAECVTIMTQVLGGLAAAHDKGIIHRDLKPDNIFLARQDDGSTRAKLLDFGVSKSLDENTLALTRTGAVIGTPYYLSPEQARGDQGIDHRVDIWAAGVVLYEMLTGSLPFTADNYNALLVKILMNTPIPPSRVRPSIPLEMENVVLRAMERDRDQRFPSAQAMLEAISRIPPREERASRVAPAAARTRAGRDHVTEDDDGTLVSTDVHLGDAELSVTTDLDEPTEVSDSFVFDALRRSRVARDAGTGELELDIEVSLPMEDGEPDETLVSDSFVLGVPGTQGRKP; encoded by the coding sequence ATGCAGAACCGCTTCATCCGCTGCCCTCACTGCGGCGTCCCGCATGACGCGGCGGAGGAGCTTTGCCCAGTGACGGGGAAGCCCGTGGCACGCGGGGGCAAGCGCAGCGCGTCGGACCCGGCCCCCAGCGGCGCGGCACCGAGCGCGCCTGCGCCCGCCCCGACCGGGCGCCCTCCGTCTGCGCAGCCCGAGAGCGAGCCCGTGGTGTTGGGTGGCCGCTATCGCCTGACACACGTGCTGGGCGAGGGGGGCATGGGCACCGTGTGGGCTGCGGAGCACCAGCTGCTGAAGAAGGTCGTGGCCGTGAAGCTCCTGCTGCCGCAACAGCTGCACGGCGCGGCGCGCAAGCGCTTCGAGCGCGAGGCGCGCATGGCTGGGTCCATCGGTCACCCCAGCATCGTGAAGGTCTTCGACACGGGGCACCGCGAGGACGGCGCGCCCTACCTGGTGATGGAGTACCTGAAGGGCGAGTCGCTGGCGGACCGCGTCGAGACCTTCGGTGCGCTCGACGTGGCCGAGTGCGTGACCATCATGACGCAGGTGCTGGGGGGCCTCGCCGCCGCGCACGACAAGGGCATCATCCACCGCGACCTCAAGCCCGACAACATCTTCCTCGCGCGCCAAGACGACGGAAGCACGCGGGCCAAGCTGTTGGACTTCGGGGTGAGCAAGAGCCTCGACGAGAACACGCTCGCGCTGACGCGCACGGGCGCGGTGATCGGCACCCCCTACTACCTCTCGCCCGAGCAGGCGCGCGGCGACCAGGGCATCGACCACCGCGTGGACATCTGGGCGGCCGGCGTCGTGCTGTACGAGATGCTGACGGGGAGCCTGCCCTTCACGGCCGACAACTACAACGCGCTGCTGGTGAAGATCCTCATGAACACGCCGATCCCCCCGTCGCGCGTGCGCCCGAGCATCCCCCTCGAGATGGAGAACGTGGTGCTGCGCGCCATGGAGCGGGACCGCGACCAGCGCTTTCCCTCGGCGCAGGCGATGCTGGAGGCGATCAGCCGCATCCCCCCGCGCGAAGAGCGCGCCTCTCGCGTGGCGCCCGCCGCAGCGCGCACACGGGCAGGGCGCGACCACGTCACCGAGGACGACGACGGCACGCTGGTCTCCACGGACGTGCACCTCGGCGACGCGGAGCTGAGCGTCACGACCGACCTGGACGAGCCCACCGAGGTGAGCGACAGCTTCGTGTTCGACGCGCTGCGCCGTTCGCGCGTCGCGCGCGATGCGGGCACCGGCGAGCTGGAGCTCGACATCGAGGTGTCGCTCCCGATGGAGGACGGCGAGCCCGACGAGACGCTGGTGAGCGACAGCTTCGTGCTGGGCGTGCCGGGGACGCAGGGTCGCAAGCCCTGA
- a CDS encoding RNA methyltransferase: MRHDSDDVFELAGPPALTRPPEDVIRVLAPMVTPARLVRIEAAARGRTLSVIPVLDGLSDPHNASAILRSAEAFGVQAVHLVPGPYGFRAARSVEKGSSRWLDLHLHVDAASCADAVRAAGYSLFVAVMDGAETPEALGERVARGERIAVVMGNEREGVSEAMRTRATGTYRVPMDGFVESLNVSVAAATTLYTVTRRAQRTVDEADVRALMARYLMHSVNDAEGVLDVHLGAH; the protein is encoded by the coding sequence ATGCGGCACGACTCCGACGACGTCTTCGAGCTCGCGGGCCCGCCCGCGCTGACGCGTCCCCCCGAGGACGTCATTCGTGTGCTCGCCCCGATGGTCACGCCGGCCCGTCTCGTGCGCATCGAAGCAGCCGCGCGGGGTCGCACCCTGAGCGTCATCCCCGTGCTCGACGGCCTCAGCGACCCACACAACGCGTCCGCCATCCTCCGCAGCGCCGAAGCGTTCGGCGTCCAGGCGGTACACTTGGTCCCTGGTCCCTATGGCTTCCGCGCCGCCCGCTCGGTGGAGAAGGGCAGCAGCCGCTGGCTCGATCTGCACCTGCACGTGGACGCGGCGAGCTGCGCGGACGCCGTGCGGGCGGCGGGCTACAGCCTGTTCGTCGCGGTCATGGACGGCGCAGAGACCCCCGAGGCGCTGGGCGAGCGCGTCGCTCGTGGCGAGCGCATCGCGGTCGTGATGGGCAACGAGCGCGAGGGAGTCTCGGAGGCCATGCGGACGCGCGCGACGGGCACCTACCGAGTCCCCATGGACGGCTTCGTGGAGAGCCTGAACGTGTCGGTCGCCGCCGCCACCACGCTCTACACGGTCACCCGTCGCGCGCAGCGGACGGTGGACGAGGCGGACGTCCGCGCGCTCATGGCGCGCTACCTGATGCACTCGGTCAACGACGCCGAGGGCGTGCTGGACGTGCACCTCGGCGCGCACTGA